A stretch of DNA from Gammaproteobacteria bacterium:
CCGCCATGTTCAATGATCACTGCGTCCAGATGGCGCGAGGACTTGACGTCGTAAATGATCTCCACGCCTGGATTGCGCGACAGCACGTCTGCCGCGTACAGCATCATCTGGCGGTCGGCCCAGATTACGTTACCGTCGTTGTCGATCACGCCTACGCGATCGCCGTCGCCGTCAAACGCCAGACCCACATCGAGCTTGCGAGTGCGCACGATATCGATCAGCGTTTCCAGGTTTTCGAGCTGGCTCGGATTGGGATGATGATTGGGGAATGTGCCGTCCACATCGCAGAACAGCTCCGTGACCTCGCAGCCGAGCTGCGCGAACAGCCGACTCGCGATCGGCCCCGCCACGCCGTTGCCGCAATCGATGGCGATGCGCATCTGCCGCGCCAGCCGCACGTCTTCGCAGATGCGTTCGACGTAAATCTGATTGAGATCATCGGTTTCGTGCTGTCCCTTGCCAGCGCTGAGCGCGCCGTCTTTAATGCAGTCATAAATCGCGGTGATGCCATCCGAGAACAAGGTGTGGCCACCCATCACCATCTTCAGGCCGTTGTAGTCCGGCGGATTGTGGCTGCCGGTAAGCATGATGCCGGCGCCGGTTTTAAGGTGATGCGTGGCGAAGTACAGCACCGGCGTGGGGCATTGGCCGATATCGATGGCGGTGCGCCCAGCCGCGATCAGGCCCTCGCACAAGGCATTCGCCAGTTCGGGGCTGGACAGGCGTCCGTCGCGCCCGACGGCCACCCGCGGGCTGTTCGGATACAGGCTGCCCACGGCTTGACCGATGGTGCGCACTATGTCGGCAGACAAGGTCTTGCCGACCACGCCGCGGATGTCGTAGGCGCGGAAAATGTTGGGGTTGATGTTCATTACGGCCCTCTTTGCCTTGGTGTTCCTGCCGTGGGCGCGTCTCTTGTCGCTACCCGCCCGTCATAAAATTCGATATACAGCAATAGTTGTCGCCTTTAATATCGACCCGAATGTCCGAAGCCCCCCGCCCCGCGTGCGCTGGCCTCGAAGGTCTCCACCACGTCAAAGCAGGGCCGCACGACCGGCACGAACACCATCTGCGCGATGCGCTCGCCGACGGCGACGGTGAACGGCTCGTTGCCGCGATTCCAGCACGAAATCAGAATCTCGCCCTGATAGTCGGAATCGATCAGCCCCACCAGATTACCCATGACGATACCGTGTTTGTGACCCAGACCCGAACGCGGGATTATCACGGCCGCCAGTCGCGGATCCTGGATATGCAGCGCGAATCCACTCTTGATCAATTCGGTCGCGCCGGGTATCAGCGTCAGAGGTTCGTCCAGGCAGGCCCTGAGATCGATACCGGCCGAACCCGATGTGGCGAAATCCGGCATTGGAAATTCCGCGCCCAGCCGTCGGTCGAGTATCTTGAGCTGGATCCCGGCGGCATTGGGTGGTGCCATCTCAGCCCTGCGCGCGTTCCAACGGGTGCAAATTGCCGCCGCGCGTTGATCGATAGCGTTGCGCGATCAGCCCGACCAAGTCGCGCGCGAGCCGCTCCTTGCTGGCGCTGGGCAGACTCCGGTGACCTCCCGGCCAGAAGACTTCCAGGGCGTTGTCCTCACAATCGAAGCCGCGCCCCGCGCCGACCAGATTGGCGGCAATCATGTCCAGCCGCTTCGCAGTCAGTTTGGTTTGCGCGTGTGTCGTCAGGTCATCCGTTTCAGCCGCGAAC
This window harbors:
- a CDS encoding phosphomannomutase/phosphoglucomutase encodes the protein MNINPNIFRAYDIRGVVGKTLSADIVRTIGQAVGSLYPNSPRVAVGRDGRLSSPELANALCEGLIAAGRTAIDIGQCPTPVLYFATHHLKTGAGIMLTGSHNPPDYNGLKMVMGGHTLFSDGITAIYDCIKDGALSAGKGQHETDDLNQIYVERICEDVRLARQMRIAIDCGNGVAGPIASRLFAQLGCEVTELFCDVDGTFPNHHPNPSQLENLETLIDIVRTRKLDVGLAFDGDGDRVGVIDNDGNVIWADRQMMLYAADVLSRNPGVEIIYDVKSSRHLDAVIIEHGGRPRMWKTGHSFIKAKMKETGALLAGEMSGHIFFKERWYGFDDGLYAAARLLEILSKDKRPSHEIFVALPNAINTPEIIIDFEQDGAQHAFMKKLMAQADFGDANVSDIDGLRVDYPDGWGLVRASNTTPSLVIRFEADDDAGLKRIQRTFRKQLTKVDADLKLPF
- the dut gene encoding dUTP diphosphatase produces the protein MAPPNAAGIQLKILDRRLGAEFPMPDFATSGSAGIDLRACLDEPLTLIPGATELIKSGFALHIQDPRLAAVIIPRSGLGHKHGIVMGNLVGLIDSDYQGEILISCWNRGNEPFTVAVGERIAQMVFVPVVRPCFDVVETFEASARGAGGFGHSGRY